A genome region from bacterium includes the following:
- a CDS encoding GatB/YqeY domain-containing protein: protein VFIVCFGKYSKKAPPEIPTRNKQQELTRAGQMALKEKIKTDLKEAMKRGDTAVVSVLRMALSAMQNKEIEKRVENLADAEAERVLATEGRKRKDSIVSFEQGNRPELAQKEREELAVIKAYLPEEASAQEIQKAVKEAIIKTGAQNLKDMGKVMGVAMSVLEGRADGTEVQRITKEELGLSA from the coding sequence GTTTTTATTGTTTGTTTCGGTAAGTATTCCAAAAAAGCCCCTCCAGAAATACCCACACGCAACAAACAACAAGAACTAACGCGCGCGGGACAAATGGCCTTAAAAGAAAAAATTAAAACTGATTTGAAGGAGGCGATGAAACGCGGCGATACGGCCGTTGTTTCTGTTTTGCGCATGGCGCTCTCTGCCATGCAAAATAAAGAAATTGAAAAGCGGGTAGAAAACCTTGCGGATGCAGAGGCGGAGCGCGTGCTCGCAACGGAAGGGCGTAAACGCAAAGATTCTATTGTAAGTTTTGAGCAGGGGAACAGACCGGAGCTTGCCCAAAAAGAAAGAGAAGAGCTTGCCGTCATCAAAGCCTACCTTCCCGAAGAGGCGAGCGCTCAAGAGATCCAAAAAGCGGTGAAGGAAGCTATTATAAAAACGGGAGCACAGAATCTTAAGGATATGGGAAAGGTAATGGGTGTGGCAATGAGCGTTCTGGAGGGAAGAGCAGACGGAACGGAAGTTCAGAGGATCACAAAAGAAGAACTGGGTCTATCCGCCTGA
- the ybeY gene encoding rRNA maturation RNase YbeY yields MSIFVEKTNKTKFKVPVRRFFVLMSARALKSIVFKNHKPPRILEVSLIFVSSREMRHLNKKHRREDELTDVLSFPHFQSAPVRTPSVRAKSRLMGKIVPMADPDGVVRLGEIIIAPEAVSKEATLFGHTVFEHYMFLFVHGFLHLLGYDHEKSKKDEHIMQKVQSAALKILKN; encoded by the coding sequence ATGTCAATATTCGTTGAAAAAACGAACAAAACCAAGTTTAAAGTGCCCGTAAGGCGTTTTTTTGTTTTGATGTCCGCGCGGGCCCTCAAGAGCATAGTATTTAAAAACCATAAACCGCCGCGCATACTCGAAGTTTCCTTGATTTTCGTATCTTCCCGCGAGATGCGGCATCTTAATAAAAAGCACCGCCGCGAGGATGAGTTGACGGACGTGCTTTCATTCCCGCATTTTCAGTCCGCGCCAGTCCGTACCCCATCCGTCCGCGCAAAATCCCGTTTAATGGGGAAAATTGTCCCTATGGCAGACCCTGATGGCGTGGTACGATTAGGAGAGATTATTATCGCTCCCGAGGCGGTAAGTAAAGAGGCGACGCTGTTCGGGCACACCGTCTTTGAACATTATATGTTCTTGTTCGTTCATGGGTTTCTGCATTTGCTGGGATACGACCACGAGAAATCAAAAAAAGATGAACATATTATGCAGAAAGTTCAATCCGCGGCATTGAAGATCCTAAAGAATTGA
- the ftsA gene encoding cell division protein FtsA, with amino-acid sequence MAKDSIIIGFDIGSTAIRAVVAVFSASSSRAQIIGLGEAPSGGIRKGTIIDIEETIKSIRLAKDQAERASSVKIESAYISVGGGLISSRVSKGVVAVSRADGEISEHDVTRVIQAASAISLPQNREIIHVIPRWFSVDAESGIFDPIGMQGIRLEIDALLVDANTQLLRNIEKCMTEVGVEINGVVLDTLAASRSTLVKRQKDIGVVLLDIGGAKTGLMVFEDGNIVHTSMLPVGSTHITNDIAIGLKMGVDVAERIKREYGSSLPHEIGKKDMVEFAKVARDEVGVFSRREVAEIIEARVRELLGLANKELKAIHHEALLPGGVVMVGGGAKIPGIVDVAKEELKIPAQIGFPVETDGVVEAIDDPSYACGIGLVLWGRDLEERKKMGSISFFSPRKTGANTASRLKRFFKAFVP; translated from the coding sequence GTGGCAAAAGATTCCATAATCATCGGCTTTGATATCGGTTCCACTGCCATACGGGCGGTAGTGGCGGTATTTTCAGCATCCAGCTCCCGTGCCCAGATCATCGGACTGGGGGAAGCCCCATCGGGCGGCATAAGAAAGGGCACCATTATCGATATCGAGGAGACCATAAAAAGCATACGTCTTGCCAAAGATCAGGCAGAGCGGGCAAGTTCCGTAAAAATCGAGAGCGCATACATATCCGTCGGCGGGGGGCTGATCTCAAGTCGTGTATCAAAAGGGGTTGTTGCGGTTTCTCGTGCGGATGGGGAAATTTCCGAACACGATGTAACGCGGGTTATTCAAGCCGCATCTGCCATATCTCTGCCTCAAAACCGAGAGATTATTCACGTCATCCCCCGCTGGTTTTCTGTTGATGCGGAAAGCGGCATCTTTGATCCGATCGGCATGCAGGGGATAAGGCTTGAGATCGACGCCCTTCTTGTAGATGCCAACACCCAGCTTTTGCGGAATATTGAGAAATGCATGACCGAAGTTGGCGTGGAAATAAATGGCGTGGTGCTTGACACTCTTGCCGCAAGCCGATCCACCCTCGTTAAACGCCAAAAAGATATCGGCGTGGTCCTCTTGGATATCGGTGGAGCCAAAACCGGTCTGATGGTTTTTGAGGACGGCAATATCGTGCACACTTCCATGCTTCCCGTCGGCTCCACGCATATCACCAATGACATTGCCATCGGTCTTAAGATGGGAGTTGATGTCGCAGAACGCATTAAAAGGGAATACGGGTCTTCTCTTCCTCATGAAATCGGAAAAAAGGACATGGTGGAATTTGCAAAAGTCGCTCGAGACGAAGTTGGGGTTTTCTCCAGAAGAGAAGTTGCGGAGATTATCGAAGCGCGCGTGCGGGAACTTCTGGGACTTGCGAACAAAGAGCTTAAGGCCATACATCATGAAGCCTTGTTGCCCGGTGGCGTGGTGATGGTCGGGGGCGGAGCAAAAATTCCGGGCATTGTTGATGTCGCCAAAGAAGAATTAAAAATTCCCGCGCAAATAGGATTCCCCGTAGAAACCGATGGCGTGGTGGAAGCCATTGACGATCCGTCATATGCTTGCGGCATTGGGCTCGTATTATGGGGGCGCGACCTCGAGGAGCGCAAGAAAATGGGCTCAATCTCATTCTTTTCTCCCAGAAAGACAGGCGCGAATACGGCAAGCAGGCTCAAGAGATTTTTTAAAGCATTCGTGCCATAA